From Cecembia calidifontis, one genomic window encodes:
- a CDS encoding AMP-binding protein, protein MGKIIIENRTYGFDEIKEGNWLENDPYFHQALTFCQLWLKGATVFEMPTSGSTGEPKDIQVNRKQMEISAAATRDFFQIPKGAKMLCCLNIWMVAGKMMLVRAMEWEAELYLVKPSDNPLLELYLEFDFAAMVPLQVSACLENEKTVPVLKKIKHLIIGGAPSSPTLIQNILNSGIRAYQTYGMTETVSHIALAKINREELVYEVLPGVEIGTDQEQRLWIKAPMASHQILQTNDLVKMIDKSHFQWLGRADFTINSGGIKLQPELMEPKIAPAFEAIFGHQHFFLFGKEDERLGQKLVLVIGHEDKDVTKEQLLRNALKNLFNRYHLPKEILYVKEFVKTASGKINRPATFQNSQ, encoded by the coding sequence ATGGGTAAAATCATTATTGAAAACAGAACTTATGGTTTTGATGAAATCAAGGAAGGAAATTGGTTGGAAAATGACCCCTATTTCCATCAGGCCCTGACGTTCTGTCAGTTGTGGCTTAAGGGGGCAACGGTATTTGAAATGCCCACCTCAGGCTCCACCGGTGAACCCAAAGACATTCAGGTCAACAGGAAGCAAATGGAAATTTCAGCCGCAGCGACGAGGGATTTTTTCCAAATCCCAAAAGGAGCCAAAATGCTTTGCTGTCTGAATATTTGGATGGTGGCAGGAAAGATGATGTTGGTCAGGGCGATGGAATGGGAGGCAGAACTTTACCTGGTCAAGCCCAGTGACAATCCTTTGCTGGAGTTGTATTTGGAATTTGATTTTGCGGCCATGGTTCCCCTTCAAGTGTCTGCCTGTCTGGAAAATGAAAAAACTGTACCTGTCCTGAAAAAAATCAAACACCTGATTATTGGGGGGGCACCTTCCTCTCCTACACTGATCCAAAATATACTGAATTCAGGGATCCGCGCATACCAAACTTATGGCATGACCGAGACAGTGTCCCATATTGCTTTGGCCAAAATCAACAGAGAGGAACTCGTCTATGAAGTTTTGCCGGGAGTGGAGATTGGAACAGACCAAGAACAAAGGCTATGGATCAAAGCACCTATGGCCTCACATCAAATCCTTCAGACCAATGATTTGGTAAAAATGATAGACAAAAGTCATTTCCAATGGCTGGGCAGGGCTGATTTCACGATCAATTCCGGGGGGATCAAACTACAACCCGAGCTAATGGAACCCAAGATTGCACCGGCTTTTGAAGCTATTTTCGGACACCAGCATTTTTTCCTGTTTGGCAAAGAAGATGAAAGACTTGGCCAAAAATTGGTTTTGGTCATTGGTCATGAGGATAAAGACGTTACAAAGGAACAGTTATTGCGGAATGCATTGAAGAACCTGTTCAACAGGTACCATTTACCAAAAGAAATCCTTTATGTTAAGGAATTCGTAAAAACAGCATCCGGTAAAATCAACCGACCTGCAACCTTTCAAAATAGCCAATGA
- a CDS encoding ATP-grasp domain-containing protein yields MILLDYPYVSDFLKDTIVQNQFPVIATSEAIAIMEDRPANWISEQKAVAQIRQNPLLHLYTNSENSIAWIKQHLSDTSLPEKIETFKNKFRFRQLIQEAYPDYFFSAAQLSDLRKMDVSAFKFPFIIKPAIGFFSIAVHKVDKVEDWPEIVSKIEEQIKKTSNLYPQEVVSDTEFIIESYIKGEEYAFDCYFNEKGEPTILNVLHHVFMSEADVSDRVYTSSKAIIERLSPAIMEFLHLVGKKIDLRNFPLHIEIRETAPGKIIPIEVNPMRFGGWCTTADLTWFTYGINSYEYFFKSQKPDWEKVFKGRENKKYSLILLDNQSDVPQESIAYFNFDTLAKDFENPLHVRKVNMDKFGVFGFLFTETSEGNERELDEILHSDLKKYMVLK; encoded by the coding sequence ATGATTTTATTGGATTATCCCTACGTTTCAGATTTCCTGAAAGACACCATTGTACAAAACCAATTTCCGGTAATTGCCACGAGTGAAGCGATTGCCATCATGGAGGACAGGCCGGCCAACTGGATTTCTGAACAAAAGGCAGTGGCGCAAATCAGGCAAAATCCACTTTTGCACCTATATACCAATTCAGAAAACAGCATCGCCTGGATTAAGCAACACCTTTCCGATACTTCCCTCCCTGAAAAAATTGAGACCTTTAAAAACAAATTCAGGTTCAGACAATTGATTCAGGAAGCTTATCCGGATTATTTTTTCAGCGCTGCCCAACTTTCCGATTTGAGGAAAATGGATGTATCCGCATTTAAATTCCCTTTCATCATCAAACCTGCGATTGGATTCTTCAGTATCGCGGTTCACAAAGTCGATAAGGTGGAGGATTGGCCGGAAATAGTAAGTAAAATTGAAGAACAGATCAAAAAGACCAGTAATCTTTATCCCCAGGAAGTGGTCAGCGATACAGAATTCATCATAGAATCTTACATCAAAGGGGAAGAGTACGCTTTTGACTGTTACTTCAACGAAAAGGGTGAGCCTACCATCCTCAATGTGCTTCACCATGTTTTTATGTCAGAGGCAGATGTAAGTGACAGGGTTTACACAAGTTCCAAAGCAATCATTGAAAGGTTAAGCCCAGCCATTATGGAATTTCTTCATTTGGTGGGAAAGAAAATTGACCTGAGGAATTTTCCTTTGCATATAGAAATCAGAGAAACAGCTCCGGGAAAAATCATCCCGATTGAAGTCAACCCTATGCGTTTTGGGGGCTGGTGCACCACCGCAGACCTGACCTGGTTTACATATGGTATAAATTCTTATGAATACTTTTTCAAGTCCCAAAAACCTGATTGGGAAAAAGTTTTCAAAGGAAGGGAAAATAAAAAATACAGTTTGATCTTATTGGACAACCAATCGGATGTGCCACAAGAGTCCATCGCCTATTTTAATTTTGATACGCTGGCCAAGGATTTTGAAAATCCCCTGCATGTCCGCAAGGTCAATATGGATAAATTCGGGGTTTTCGGTTTCCTATTTACCGAAACCAGTGAAGGTAATGAAAGGGAGTTGGATGAGATCCTGCATTCCGACCTTAAAAAGTACATGGTTTTGAAGTAA
- a CDS encoding DUF2141 domain-containing protein, with protein sequence MKISIIILMLFSFFQAIQEKNSLTLTVTKVKNNQGVVRVLLFRGGDGFPDAVEKAYANASLKIEGNKASITFDNIPTGNYAFSVFHDSQNTGKLRTNALGIPRDGYGFSNNAMGTFGPPSFEKAAFRVTAGKNYVQINLR encoded by the coding sequence ATGAAAATATCAATCATTATCTTGATGCTTTTTTCCTTTTTTCAAGCCATCCAGGAAAAAAACTCCCTCACCCTGACGGTCACCAAGGTGAAAAATAATCAGGGAGTAGTAAGGGTCCTTTTGTTCAGGGGCGGGGATGGTTTTCCCGATGCGGTTGAAAAAGCCTATGCCAATGCTTCCCTGAAGATTGAGGGCAATAAGGCCAGTATTACCTTTGATAATATTCCCACCGGAAATTATGCCTTTTCGGTATTTCATGATTCTCAGAATACAGGTAAGCTACGTACCAATGCCTTAGGGATTCCGAGGGATGGCTATGGTTTTTCCAACAATGCCATGGGAACTTTTGGACCTCCAAGTTTTGAAAAAGCCGCTTTCAGGGTGACCGCCGGTAAAAATTATGTTCAGATCAACCTGAGATAA
- the rluF gene encoding 23S rRNA pseudouridine(2604) synthase RluF, translated as MSDSQGTRINKYLSEVGFCSRRAADKLIEEGKVTINGKVPEMGTKMMPGDEIRVNGKLIAEPEEEHVYIAFNKPVGIVCTTDTKSEKDNIIDYINHPKRIFPIGRLDKPSEGLILLTSDGDIVNKILRAKNNHEKEYIVTVDRIITSDFIRKMSDGIPILGTVTKKCEVKSLGKYKFKITLSQGFNRQIRRMCEYLCYNVTKLKRIRIMNIPLDLPIGKWRDLKPQELREINLLVADSSKTHDD; from the coding sequence ATGAGTGATTCTCAGGGCACACGTATCAATAAATACCTCAGTGAGGTGGGCTTTTGTTCCAGAAGGGCTGCCGATAAGCTGATTGAAGAGGGCAAGGTAACCATCAATGGGAAAGTCCCGGAGATGGGCACCAAAATGATGCCCGGAGATGAGATACGGGTCAATGGGAAATTGATTGCTGAGCCTGAGGAAGAACATGTTTATATTGCCTTCAACAAACCGGTGGGTATCGTCTGCACCACAGACACCAAATCAGAAAAGGACAACATCATCGATTACATCAACCATCCAAAACGGATCTTTCCGATCGGAAGATTGGACAAACCAAGTGAAGGCCTCATCCTTTTGACCAGTGATGGGGATATTGTCAATAAAATCCTGAGGGCCAAAAACAACCACGAAAAAGAATATATAGTGACAGTAGACCGGATCATAACTTCAGATTTTATCCGTAAAATGTCCGACGGCATTCCTATCCTGGGTACTGTTACTAAAAAATGTGAGGTAAAATCACTGGGAAAATACAAATTCAAAATCACCCTGTCACAGGGATTTAACAGACAGATCCGCCGGATGTGTGAATACCTCTGCTATAATGTAACCAAATTAAAAAGAATTAGGATCATGAACATTCCCTTGGACTTGCCTATCGGAAAATGGAGGGATCTTAAACCCCAAGAACTCAGGGAGATCAACCTTCTCGTAGCAGATTCTAGTAAAACCCACGATGATTAA
- a CDS encoding SusC/RagA family TonB-linked outer membrane protein yields MKKKLLILFMRISIHMLTIAFLVYIGSGIVWAHETDAQQLKDTFIQTKKGTFSLKQVIRKIEQSSDFNFTFYDSHLLATEVVIKGGNFDLESLLEEIARQSGLSFLQVNNNIAIRSNRAKDIDSSVNELINIEGVIRDAKTGEPLPGVNILIKGTTKGTVTDIEGRFKIDAERNETLLVSFIGYESQEIRVGNESFLVITLNEDNKSLDEVVIIGYGTQSKQDVSGSIASLSVTDKRLAELPLMNPEQLMQGRIAGVNVTQNSGTPGGRSTVRIRGASSITGGNDPLYVVDGIPINVGNYNGAAGGAVSQNPLSNISPNEIESIEVLKDAAAAAIYGSRASNGVIIITTKRGSEGRSRVSFNAYTGIQEVSRRIPLMNGPEWGELINEARANVGLAPIFEDPSTLPTTDWQDEIFRRAPIQNYEVSLSGGTQKSQYFLSGGYFDQSGVVIASGFRRGNFRFNFDQHLNDRMKTGVSLSLTRSTQDRVSTSDRQGIVAVAIVKSPAIPVRLEDGSLNPVDPYISNLDNPVIIAEQVRNQAFNNRVIGNGYIDFEIIDGLTLRSTLGVDYLGLEEVLFVPRNNLTVVGRTTNGSGTNSFTQDIGWINENTLSYIKEFSADHRFNALLGYSLQTSEFSRTIASATNFALESIPTLASASIKNSSSTGSSWGLVSYFSRFNYSFKNKLVLAASYRIDGSSRFSENNKYGSFPSVSAAYRLGQEDFLRNLKWLNEFKIRGSWGRTGNQEIGNFTSRGLFAGGFNYIGLSGLAPIQLENPDLTWETTEQTNLGFDFSFLNKRLNVSTDVYLKQTSGLLLDVLLPATSGFNSSLQNVGNVENRGLELAFNSVNIRNNKFSWLSDFNINFNRNKVTNLPGGPRPLGFNGYASIIKEGFPLGTFYGWRIIRVNPETGNFDFEDLDGDGNIPFASTSTDVQVIGSAQPKFTGGLTNTFTLGKFDASVFMHFVYGNQIFDLAEYSYGRLHTWFNSSRKIAENRWRQPGDITTVQRAAWGDPTRNGSVSDRTISDGSFLRIKNVSLGYNHSNPKLEKIGIQGVRLYLAANNLFTFTRYQGYDPEVNGFEDDARFGFDANSYPQARSYIFGLNVTF; encoded by the coding sequence ATGAAAAAAAAATTACTCATCCTATTTATGAGGATAAGCATCCACATGTTGACTATTGCCTTTTTGGTTTACATCGGAAGTGGAATAGTCTGGGCACATGAGACAGATGCCCAACAATTGAAAGATACCTTCATTCAAACAAAGAAGGGGACATTTTCCTTAAAACAGGTGATTCGCAAGATCGAACAATCCAGCGACTTCAATTTTACATTCTACGATAGCCATCTATTGGCTACGGAGGTTGTAATTAAGGGAGGCAATTTTGACCTCGAATCTCTTTTAGAAGAAATAGCAAGGCAATCGGGTCTTTCATTTCTGCAAGTGAACAACAATATTGCCATCCGAAGCAACAGGGCTAAAGACATCGATTCATCAGTAAATGAATTGATAAACATTGAGGGTGTTATCAGAGATGCAAAAACTGGTGAACCTCTTCCAGGAGTGAATATTCTTATTAAAGGGACCACGAAAGGAACAGTTACCGATATAGAAGGAAGGTTTAAAATTGACGCGGAAAGAAACGAAACCTTATTGGTTTCTTTTATTGGATATGAAAGTCAGGAAATCCGTGTTGGCAATGAAAGCTTTTTAGTAATAACTCTAAACGAAGACAATAAAAGCCTGGATGAGGTAGTAATTATTGGATATGGAACCCAAAGTAAACAAGATGTCTCAGGTTCTATAGCATCCCTATCAGTCACAGATAAACGTTTGGCGGAACTTCCGCTCATGAATCCGGAACAGTTGATGCAGGGAAGGATTGCAGGGGTGAATGTGACACAAAACTCCGGAACTCCAGGAGGACGATCCACGGTAAGAATTAGGGGAGCTAGTTCCATTACAGGCGGAAATGATCCTTTATATGTTGTTGATGGAATTCCTATCAATGTTGGAAATTACAACGGGGCAGCAGGGGGTGCAGTATCTCAAAATCCTTTATCGAATATCAGCCCTAATGAAATTGAAAGCATTGAAGTTTTAAAAGATGCTGCAGCCGCTGCCATCTATGGATCAAGGGCTTCCAATGGTGTAATTATTATCACAACAAAAAGGGGATCCGAAGGACGGTCCAGAGTTAGCTTCAATGCATACACAGGAATTCAAGAAGTATCCAGACGCATACCATTGATGAATGGTCCGGAATGGGGCGAACTTATAAATGAAGCCCGTGCTAATGTAGGACTGGCACCAATTTTTGAAGACCCATCTACCCTTCCCACTACAGACTGGCAGGATGAAATCTTTAGGAGAGCTCCAATACAAAATTATGAGGTATCCTTATCGGGAGGAACCCAAAAATCACAATATTTCCTTTCCGGAGGTTATTTTGACCAATCAGGTGTGGTTATTGCCAGTGGATTTAGAAGGGGAAATTTCAGGTTTAACTTTGATCAACACCTTAATGACCGAATGAAAACAGGTGTAAGCCTTAGTTTAACCCGTTCAACCCAAGACCGTGTAAGTACAAGTGACAGGCAGGGAATCGTGGCTGTAGCAATAGTAAAATCACCCGCTATTCCTGTAAGATTAGAGGATGGAAGTCTAAATCCTGTGGATCCTTATATCAGTAATCTTGACAACCCTGTAATTATAGCTGAGCAAGTCAGAAATCAAGCTTTCAATAACCGTGTAATTGGTAATGGGTACATCGATTTTGAAATCATTGACGGTCTGACATTAAGAAGCACCCTGGGAGTTGATTATCTTGGCCTGGAAGAAGTATTATTTGTCCCAAGAAATAATTTGACCGTTGTGGGAAGGACTACTAATGGTTCTGGAACCAACAGCTTTACTCAAGATATAGGATGGATCAATGAAAATACTTTATCCTATATTAAAGAATTTTCTGCTGATCACCGCTTTAATGCATTATTAGGTTATTCTTTACAAACGTCTGAATTTTCAAGAACTATTGCTTCTGCCACCAATTTTGCTTTGGAATCTATCCCTACCCTTGCCTCAGCTTCCATAAAAAATTCAAGTTCTACTGGAAGCAGCTGGGGGCTGGTCTCTTATTTTTCCAGGTTTAACTACTCCTTCAAAAACAAGCTGGTTTTAGCCGCTAGTTACAGAATCGACGGATCTTCAAGATTTTCTGAAAACAACAAATATGGAAGTTTTCCATCCGTATCAGCCGCTTACCGCTTGGGACAGGAAGATTTTCTAAGAAATCTCAAGTGGCTCAATGAGTTCAAAATCAGAGGCAGCTGGGGAAGAACAGGAAATCAGGAAATAGGGAATTTCACATCAAGAGGACTTTTTGCTGGTGGATTTAATTACATTGGTTTGTCTGGATTAGCTCCAATACAACTGGAAAATCCTGACCTGACCTGGGAAACCACAGAGCAGACAAATCTTGGATTTGATTTTTCATTTTTGAATAAGCGATTAAATGTTTCAACTGATGTTTATTTAAAACAGACTTCAGGTCTTTTACTGGATGTTTTATTACCGGCCACTTCAGGATTCAACAGTTCTCTTCAAAACGTTGGTAATGTTGAAAACAGGGGACTTGAACTGGCCTTCAATTCTGTAAACATTCGAAACAATAAATTTTCGTGGTTATCAGATTTTAACATCAACTTCAACAGAAATAAAGTGACCAATCTTCCTGGAGGCCCCAGACCGCTAGGATTTAATGGTTATGCCAGCATTATCAAGGAAGGCTTTCCTCTGGGAACTTTCTATGGTTGGAGGATAATACGTGTGAATCCCGAAACAGGCAATTTCGACTTTGAAGATCTTGATGGCGATGGTAATATTCCATTTGCTTCCACAAGCACTGATGTTCAGGTTATAGGCAGTGCCCAGCCTAAATTCACAGGAGGGCTAACCAACACTTTTACATTAGGAAAGTTTGACGCTTCGGTATTTATGCACTTTGTCTATGGAAACCAGATTTTTGATTTAGCGGAATATTCTTATGGAAGACTTCATACCTGGTTTAATTCAAGCAGAAAAATAGCTGAAAACAGATGGAGACAACCAGGCGATATTACTACTGTTCAAAGAGCCGCTTGGGGCGATCCGACAAGAAATGGGTCTGTGTCTGACCGTACTATTTCAGATGGATCTTTCCTGAGGATCAAAAATGTCTCGTTAGGTTACAACCACAGTAATCCAAAATTAGAAAAAATCGGAATACAAGGGGTTAGGCTCTATTTGGCAGCCAATAACCTATTCACATTCACCCGTTACCAAGGATATGATCCAGAGGTAAACGGATTTGAAGATGATGCAAGATTTGGTTTTGATGCCAACTCCTACCCACAAGCCAGATCTTACATTTTTGGATTAAATGTTACGTTCTAA
- a CDS encoding OmpA family protein → MKRVSKFSNLLSILILVSFLAACKNWNNTQKGAVIGAGTGAAVGAVIGNKSGQAGRGAGIGAVIGGVAGTAIGVYMDKQAKKMEEQIKDAEIERVEEGIKVTFASGILFGFDSYSLTPASQENLMKFAEILKEYPDTDIMIEGHTDNRGSRSYNQGLSERRAQSVRNYLRMQGVSESRMQTVGYSFDRPVASNDTDEGRAKNRRVEILITANENLVEKAEKGEIRN, encoded by the coding sequence ATGAAACGAGTATCCAAATTTTCCAATCTATTATCCATTTTAATCTTAGTTTCTTTTCTAGCTGCCTGCAAAAATTGGAATAACACCCAAAAAGGAGCAGTCATCGGTGCGGGAACCGGAGCGGCTGTAGGTGCTGTCATAGGAAATAAAAGCGGTCAGGCAGGACGTGGCGCAGGGATTGGGGCAGTCATAGGTGGTGTAGCAGGTACGGCCATCGGGGTTTATATGGACAAACAGGCCAAGAAGATGGAAGAACAAATCAAAGATGCAGAGATCGAACGGGTTGAGGAAGGTATCAAGGTAACTTTTGCTTCAGGAATTCTCTTTGGTTTTGATTCCTATTCCCTCACACCGGCATCACAGGAAAACCTGATGAAATTTGCAGAAATATTAAAAGAATATCCTGACACGGATATCATGATAGAGGGACATACGGACAACAGGGGCAGCAGATCTTATAATCAGGGACTTTCTGAAAGGAGAGCACAATCTGTAAGAAATTACCTAAGAATGCAGGGTGTATCAGAAAGCAGAATGCAGACCGTAGGATATTCCTTTGACCGCCCGGTTGCCAGCAATGACACTGATGAAGGTAGGGCCAAAAACAGAAGGGTAGAAATCCTCATCACTGCCAATGAAAACCTGGTCGAGAAAGCTGAAAAAGGGGAAATCAGGAATTAA
- a CDS encoding FecR family protein, which produces MDIPKKIRLLIYKDLRGKSSVNEQEDLDKWFFAYEHPSYPLSSRSLKTIKNRQKKFLKSQIQYKYSLVDQYKKFAAVFILFSIAISAYFLSNRDFPKSQQEKPVFYQEISAKFGERKLIKLNDGTQVKLFGPTSLFIHEDYPILREIKLVGEAFFDVRHDSLSPFFIDAGKFKIKVLGTSFLVQADSSQTSSVSIKSGIVNVSNEHDYSENLFKNEQIVFEKTEPLPLKRKIDPEISFAKVENILWYENTRLDFVLEDLKKWYGLEKLEQIGPIHEFKITGKYRNQTLKEILQSISYSTGIAYELNDKQLKITTK; this is translated from the coding sequence ATGGACATACCCAAAAAAATCCGGCTTTTAATCTATAAAGATCTACGGGGCAAATCCTCGGTCAATGAACAGGAAGATTTAGACAAATGGTTTTTTGCTTATGAACATCCCAGCTATCCCCTAAGTTCCAGGTCGCTCAAAACCATCAAAAACCGTCAAAAGAAATTTTTAAAAAGTCAGATACAGTACAAATATTCTTTAGTTGATCAATACAAAAAATTTGCCGCTGTATTTATACTTTTTTCAATAGCCATTTCCGCGTATTTCTTATCAAATAGGGATTTTCCAAAATCTCAGCAGGAGAAGCCTGTTTTCTACCAGGAAATTTCTGCCAAGTTTGGAGAAAGAAAACTCATCAAGCTTAATGATGGAACCCAAGTGAAATTATTTGGTCCAACATCATTATTTATCCATGAAGATTATCCAATACTAAGGGAGATTAAGTTAGTTGGCGAGGCTTTTTTCGATGTACGGCATGATTCCCTGAGCCCTTTTTTCATAGATGCCGGAAAATTTAAAATTAAGGTGTTAGGCACATCTTTCCTGGTTCAGGCAGATAGCAGCCAAACCTCCTCGGTATCCATTAAATCAGGCATTGTAAATGTCAGCAATGAGCATGATTATTCAGAAAACCTCTTCAAAAATGAACAAATAGTTTTTGAAAAAACCGAGCCTCTCCCCTTAAAAAGGAAAATTGATCCGGAAATCAGTTTCGCTAAAGTTGAAAACATTTTATGGTATGAAAACACCAGGTTAGATTTTGTTTTGGAGGATTTAAAAAAATGGTATGGCTTAGAAAAACTGGAACAGATTGGTCCAATACATGAATTTAAAATTACCGGAAAATATAGAAACCAAACCTTAAAAGAAATATTACAATCCATTTCATATTCAACTGGAATTGCCTATGAATTAAATGACAAACAATTAAAAATCACAACAAAATAA
- a CDS encoding IS4 family transposase, which produces MTQFKHKFLSGHPIIAQLLSLIPKELLNQVVEEENSDRYYKKLKTSDHFICMFYAVLTRNSSLREVCKNIGLIITKLIPFGMKQLPARSTLSDANRKRSYRVFEQLYKGLYSYYRASLVGNWLDIGGEVDLSRVEVFDSSTVTLFKEILRGAGRNPLNGKKKGGAKIFAKMNLAEGVPNFICIRSAATNENMFLKVMDLPEHGIAVFDKGYNRYSCFEKWDSSNRYFVTRKKDNARYEVVSEFDCTHALDIIKDQIISLSYREKGVSRTVEARLVVYADPESGETLEFITNLKGLDALTIALLYKNRWVIEVLFKQIKQNFELRYFLSDSENGIKIQIWVALILNLLFTVLHKRIKEAEDFSTMVMVAAKNLCSYVSLEKFLLFPEAYFKSIFQKDIQNVQTQLFLSG; this is translated from the coding sequence GTGACACAATTTAAGCATAAATTTTTGTCTGGGCATCCTATTATCGCTCAACTCCTCTCTCTTATTCCCAAAGAGCTATTGAATCAGGTCGTTGAGGAAGAAAACTCGGATAGGTACTACAAGAAACTCAAAACAAGTGATCACTTCATCTGCATGTTTTATGCGGTGTTGACCAGAAACAGCAGTCTTAGAGAGGTCTGCAAAAACATCGGCCTGATCATAACCAAGCTTATTCCTTTTGGAATGAAGCAGCTACCTGCCAGGAGTACCCTTTCTGATGCAAACCGTAAACGCAGTTATCGTGTTTTTGAACAACTATACAAAGGGCTGTATTCATACTATAGGGCATCTTTGGTAGGAAATTGGCTCGATATCGGTGGAGAGGTCGACCTCAGCCGTGTTGAGGTTTTTGATTCCTCAACGGTCACGCTGTTCAAGGAAATCCTCAGAGGGGCCGGACGCAATCCCCTGAACGGAAAGAAAAAAGGTGGTGCCAAGATATTTGCCAAAATGAATCTGGCAGAAGGCGTTCCCAACTTCATATGTATCCGTTCTGCGGCCACAAATGAAAATATGTTTTTAAAAGTGATGGATCTGCCTGAGCACGGGATAGCTGTTTTCGACAAAGGATATAACCGCTATTCCTGCTTTGAAAAGTGGGACAGTTCAAACAGATATTTTGTGACCAGAAAAAAAGACAATGCAAGATATGAAGTGGTCAGTGAGTTTGACTGTACGCATGCCTTGGACATCATCAAGGACCAGATTATCTCACTGAGCTACAGGGAGAAGGGAGTTTCTCGGACAGTTGAAGCCAGACTGGTGGTTTATGCTGACCCTGAAAGCGGTGAAACGCTGGAGTTTATCACCAATCTTAAGGGATTGGATGCCCTAACCATAGCTCTTCTCTATAAGAACAGGTGGGTTATCGAAGTGCTTTTCAAGCAGATCAAGCAGAATTTTGAACTCAGATATTTTTTGTCGGACAGCGAGAACGGGATCAAAATCCAGATTTGGGTGGCATTGATACTCAACCTCCTGTTTACAGTTCTACATAAGCGGATAAAAGAGGCTGAAGACTTCTCGACCATGGTCATGGTAGCCGCAAAAAATCTTTGCTCCTACGTCAGTCTTGAAAAGTTCCTACTTTTTCCTGAAGCTTACTTTAAAAGTATATTTCAAAAAGACATCCAAAATGTACAAACCCAATTATTCCTTTCCGGATAG